The Syntrophaceae bacterium genomic sequence TCGGGTTCATCCAGATGTGGACGAACTTCGCGGTCCTGGGCGTCATGTTCCTGGTCCTGGCGGGGATGACCGGGGCGCTGCTGAAGAAGGAGGGCCTGTAGGATGAACCGGCTGCGTATCCGCGAACTCGTCCGCAAGGAGTTCCTCAGCCTCTTCCGGGACCCGAAGAACCGGCGCATCCTCGTCATTGCGCCCATCATCCAGATCCTCGTCTTCGGCTACGTGGTGAACTACGACATCCGCCACATCCGCGTCGCCTGGCTGGACCAGGCGCAGACCCGGGAGAGCCGCCTGCTGGCGGAGAACTTCCAGGGGAACGGGATCTTCGACATCACCCACCCCGTTCGCGATACCCGGGCGCTGGAAGATCTTCTCCTCAAGGGGAAGGTGGACCTGGCGGTCAAGGTGGCCCCCGACATGAGCCGGCAAATCCGCCGGGGCGAGACGTCGGAGGTCCAGATCCTAGCCGACGGCACCATGAGCAACATGGCATCCGTCCGGATCGCCTACACCATGACCGTCCTGGACCGGTACAACCGGACCCTGATCCGGGAACTCAACCCGATGCATATGGACTACGCCCGGGTCGACGCGCGGATCCGCACCTGGTACAACGCGAACCTGGACAGCCCCCACTTCTTCGTTCCGGGGATCGTCGCCTTCATCGTGATGCTGATCTCGCTGCTCCTCACCTCCATCGCCATCATCAAGGAGAAGGAGGCCGGGACGATGGAGCAGCTCATCGTCACGCCGCTCAAGCCGGTGGAGCTGATCATCGGCAAGACGATCCCCTACATCGTCATCTCTTTCGCCCAGATGATCGTGGTGACGATCCTGGCGGTCTTCTGGTTCGAGATCCCCCTGGAGGGGTCGATCGGCCTCCTGGCCATTGCCACCTGCCTCTTTCTTCTCTCCACCCTCGGCATGGGCCTCTTCATCTCCACGGTGTCCTCGACGCAGCAGCAGGCCATGATGGCAACCTTCTTCGTCATCCTGCCCTTCTTCCTGCTCTCGGGGTTCGTCTTCCCCATCGCCAACATGCCCGAGCCGGTCCAGTGGCTGACCTTCCTGAACCCGCTCCGCTACTTCCTCGTCATCATCCGGGGAATCTTCCTGAAGGGCGTGGGCCTGGATGTCCTCTGGCCCCAGTATGTCGCCCTCATCATCCTGGGAACCGCCGTCTTCGCCGGGGCGACGGTGCGGTTCCGGAAGCGGCTGGATTAGGATATGAAATTTCTGATTCGCATCTGCACGATGGAAGACTGCGCCATGCTGGCCGAAACGATCCGGATGTCTTTCCGGACGGTGGCGGAGCGGTTCGGCCTGACGAAGGAGAACGCGGCCCGGCATCCCTCCAACTGCGAGGAGGACTGGGTCTTGAAGGACATGGAGCGGGGCGTCGTGTATTACGTCCTGGAGATGGGGGACCGGACCGCCGGGTGCGTCGCCTTTGAGCGGACCGACGACGCCGGGTGCTACCTGGAGCGCCTGTCGGTATTGCCCGGAAATCGACGGCAGGGCTTGGGAAAGGTGCTGGTGGAGCATGTCTTTGCCGAGGTGCGGCGTCTCGGCCTCCGCCGCGTCGGCATCGCCATGATCGCGGAGCAGGACGAGCTCAAGGCATGGTACAAGGGGTTCGGTTTCGTCGAGGGCGTCACGAAGGATTATCCCCACCTGCCGTTTCGCGTGACCTTCCTGTCTCGTGATCTTGCAGGCAGCGATTGACGTACGTGGCGGGAATCGACGAAGCGCGGGTTTCAATTCCCGGCAGGAGGATTCCATGGCACAGAGCGGTCTTCGCATGACGGACCCGGGGGGGCCTCCCGCCCCGGGGGAAGTCGAGGCTTGGATCGGCGGTGAGGCTTGGGAATGCTGGCTGCGCGTCGAGTCCATGATCGAGCGCAACTACCCGGGTGTCTTCGCGCCGGAGTGGCTGTTTGGAGGAAAGAAACACGGCTGGTCGCGCCGCTATAAAAAGGGGAAGTCATTCTGCACGCTGATTCCGGAAAGGAACCGCTTCGCCCTGCTGATCGTCTTCGGCGCGGAGGAGCTGGCGAAGGTGGAGGCGATGCGGCAGGATCTGTCAGAGCGGACCCGGAGGGACTACGACGCGGCCACGACCTACCACGACGGGAAATGGCTGCTTCTCGCCGTCGACGCGGATGAAATCGCGGCCGACACGGAGCGGCTGCTGGCGGTGAAGCGGAAGCCGCGAAACATAGCGAAATAACCCCGCCTGTTGTACTTGCATCCGATTGAACGTGTGACTTTCAATTTGACACGATGGATTCCCCGGTGCAGTCTGACGCCTTGACAGGGCCGTATGCCGGCTGCACGATCCGCTGCCGGCGGCGAATCAAAAATGGACGGAGTGGACGATGAAGAACGGCAACATTGAACGGGACGCGGCGGCGGCCGAGGGGATGCTCCGCGGGCTTCGCGCCGAGCTGTACCCCCTGTTCCGGCAGTGGGGGCGGCCGGAATGCCTGTTTTCCCCGAGCGTCGCGAAGGCCGCCTTTGTGGTCATCGACATGCAGAACTTCTCCTGCGCCCCCGTGTCCCATGATGCAATGCCGCGGATCGGCCTGGTAATCGAGCGGATCAACCGGCTCGCCGATTTCTGCCGCAAGGCGGGTGTCCCCGTGATCTGGGTGCGGCAGAACATCACCGAGACCCCGGGCAGGCACGACGGGGGCCTGTATCCGGCCTTCCACGACGAGAGGCACTGGAAGAACGAGGCCAACATGGGCCCGGGAACGGAGATCTTCCCGGAGATGCATTTCGATCCCGCCCGCGATCACGTCGTGTTCAAGAACCGCTACAGCGCGTTCCTGTCCCGGCCGCCGGGTCTTCGGGAGAAGCTGGATGCCCTGAGGCGGACGCAGTTGATCGTGGCCGGAATCGCCGCCAACGTCTGCGTCGAATCGACGGTCCGGGACGCCATGCAGATGGATTACGAGGTGATCCTGGTGGCGGACGGCACGACCGCCACGTC encodes the following:
- a CDS encoding DUF3788 domain-containing protein, with amino-acid sequence MAQSGLRMTDPGGPPAPGEVEAWIGGEAWECWLRVESMIERNYPGVFAPEWLFGGKKHGWSRRYKKGKSFCTLIPERNRFALLIVFGAEELAKVEAMRQDLSERTRRDYDAATTYHDGKWLLLAVDADEIAADTERLLAVKRKPRNIAK
- a CDS encoding cysteine hydrolase, coding for MKNGNIERDAAAAEGMLRGLRAELYPLFRQWGRPECLFSPSVAKAAFVVIDMQNFSCAPVSHDAMPRIGLVIERINRLADFCRKAGVPVIWVRQNITETPGRHDGGLYPAFHDERHWKNEANMGPGTEIFPEMHFDPARDHVVFKNRYSAFLSRPPGLREKLDALRRTQLIVAGIAANVCVESTVRDAMQMDYEVILVADGTTATSDALMENALRNTMLFFGDVRTAEEVEALLSARGSLS
- a CDS encoding ABC transporter permease, yielding MNRLRIRELVRKEFLSLFRDPKNRRILVIAPIIQILVFGYVVNYDIRHIRVAWLDQAQTRESRLLAENFQGNGIFDITHPVRDTRALEDLLLKGKVDLAVKVAPDMSRQIRRGETSEVQILADGTMSNMASVRIAYTMTVLDRYNRTLIRELNPMHMDYARVDARIRTWYNANLDSPHFFVPGIVAFIVMLISLLLTSIAIIKEKEAGTMEQLIVTPLKPVELIIGKTIPYIVISFAQMIVVTILAVFWFEIPLEGSIGLLAIATCLFLLSTLGMGLFISTVSSTQQQAMMATFFVILPFFLLSGFVFPIANMPEPVQWLTFLNPLRYFLVIIRGIFLKGVGLDVLWPQYVALIILGTAVFAGATVRFRKRLD
- a CDS encoding GNAT family N-acetyltransferase is translated as MKFLIRICTMEDCAMLAETIRMSFRTVAERFGLTKENAARHPSNCEEDWVLKDMERGVVYYVLEMGDRTAGCVAFERTDDAGCYLERLSVLPGNRRQGLGKVLVEHVFAEVRRLGLRRVGIAMIAEQDELKAWYKGFGFVEGVTKDYPHLPFRVTFLSRDLAGSD